Proteins co-encoded in one Meiothermus sp. genomic window:
- a CDS encoding helix-turn-helix domain-containing protein — MVKAQAQTLEEILEVLGQRGVYTILRSLQQGALRFGALQQTTALPPRSLSLRLKELEELGLISRSEYQEVPPRVEYALTSPGQALQPALEALATWAKNQTKR; from the coding sequence ATGGTAAAAGCCCAAGCACAAACCCTCGAGGAAATACTGGAAGTATTGGGTCAACGCGGGGTGTATACCATCTTGCGTTCGCTACAGCAAGGCGCATTGCGGTTTGGTGCGTTGCAGCAGACCACCGCTTTACCGCCAAGAAGCCTGTCGTTGCGTTTAAAAGAGCTGGAGGAGCTGGGTCTAATTAGCCGAAGCGAGTATCAAGAAGTGCCGCCTCGTGTCGAGTATGCTCTTACTTCCCCGGGCCAAGCGCTGCAACCGGCCCTCGAGGCCCTAGCCACCTGGGCAAAAAACCAAACAAAAAGATGA
- a CDS encoding helix-turn-helix domain-containing protein: MAKVIAPEAVEGDHSFCPVYEAINVLQEKWTLHIIRSLLDGPKGFNELSRAVGGCNPATLAQRVEKLEHLGIISKTVHSTMPPRTSYALTEAGQALQAVIEAIDRWGRQYLPKPAGN, encoded by the coding sequence ATGGCTAAGGTTATTGCGCCAGAGGCTGTCGAGGGTGATCACAGCTTTTGCCCTGTATACGAGGCCATCAACGTGTTACAGGAAAAGTGGACGCTGCATATCATTCGCAGCCTCTTGGACGGCCCCAAGGGTTTTAACGAATTATCCAGGGCCGTCGGTGGTTGCAATCCAGCAACTCTGGCCCAGCGCGTCGAGAAGCTCGAGCACCTAGGCATCATCTCCAAAACTGTTCACTCCACCATGCCCCCGCGTACCAGCTATGCCCTGACAGAAGCCGGGCAGGCCTTGCAGGCCGTCATAGAAGCTATAGATCGCTGGGGGCGGCAGTATCTGCCCAAGCCGGCCGGAAATTGA
- a CDS encoding YceI family protein has translation MNWNIDSSHTTVAFAVKHMGFFTVRGQFKKVAGTILTNEQGVPNKIEASIEAASIETGDPQRDAHLRSPDFLDAEQYPEIRFLSDAIEAIDENKYKIYGSLTIRNISKPVVLEAEVSPAIKDPWGLTRAGATATGVLNRKDWGLTWNQVLEFGALLVGEEVKFNIEVEAIAAQTEAAA, from the coding sequence ATGAACTGGAATATAGATAGTAGCCACACCACCGTTGCTTTTGCCGTAAAACACATGGGTTTTTTTACTGTGCGCGGCCAGTTCAAAAAAGTTGCTGGAACCATTTTGACCAACGAACAAGGTGTTCCAAACAAAATTGAAGCCTCAATTGAGGCTGCCAGCATTGAAACCGGCGACCCCCAGCGCGATGCCCATTTGCGCTCCCCCGATTTTCTAGATGCCGAGCAGTACCCCGAAATACGCTTTTTAAGCGACGCAATTGAAGCTATTGATGAGAATAAATATAAAATCTACGGCAGTCTCACCATTCGCAACATCAGCAAGCCAGTGGTGCTCGAGGCCGAGGTAAGCCCAGCCATCAAAGATCCCTGGGGCCTGACCCGCGCTGGCGCTACTGCAACCGGGGTGCTCAACCGCAAAGACTGGGGGTTGACCTGGAACCAAGTGCTGGAGTTCGGCGCTTTGCTGGTAGGAGAAGAGGTGAAATTCAATATCGAAGTCGAGGCGATTGCGGCCCAGACAGAAGCCGCAGCCTGA
- a CDS encoding SDR family oxidoreductase, whose amino-acid sequence MKIAGSLCVVSGASSGIGKATALELAARGGRVVLVARRAQALEEVCSQIRSTGAQAWAFPTDLSKPQEAVRLGELVLGQLGPPDILIHSAGAGEWRFLDETPIEDLQRLMNTPYFAAAYLTRVFLPAMLEQNRGFILSVCSPASRLVWPGATGYIAARWALNGLTEALRADLYRSNLRVCAFFPGKISDSEYFTRNTDTENRIPKVGRFIPEITSRQAALGIVRAIEREARMMFVPWQLYAFDLLARLFPRIAEHLAWHSGAHRKGL is encoded by the coding sequence ATGAAGATTGCCGGCAGTCTATGCGTAGTCAGTGGGGCCAGCAGCGGAATTGGCAAAGCCACAGCCCTCGAGCTTGCTGCCCGTGGGGGCCGGGTAGTACTGGTAGCCCGACGCGCACAGGCACTGGAGGAAGTCTGCAGTCAAATTCGCTCCACTGGCGCTCAAGCCTGGGCCTTCCCCACCGACCTCAGCAAGCCCCAGGAGGCAGTTCGCCTGGGTGAGCTGGTGCTGGGCCAACTCGGCCCCCCTGACATCCTGATTCACAGTGCCGGAGCAGGTGAGTGGCGCTTTTTGGACGAAACCCCAATCGAAGACTTGCAGCGTCTGATGAACACCCCTTACTTTGCTGCTGCTTACCTTACACGGGTTTTTTTACCTGCGATGCTCGAGCAAAACCGGGGCTTTATTCTCTCGGTCTGCTCTCCGGCCAGCCGGCTGGTCTGGCCGGGCGCAACCGGTTATATCGCCGCCCGCTGGGCCCTGAACGGCCTGACTGAGGCCCTGAGAGCTGACTTATACCGTAGCAATCTACGGGTGTGTGCCTTTTTTCCAGGAAAAATTAGCGACAGCGAATACTTCACCCGCAACACCGACACCGAAAATCGAATACCTAAGGTAGGACGTTTTATTCCTGAAATTACCTCTCGACAAGCCGCCTTAGGCATTGTACGGGCCATCGAGCGCGAGGCCCGGATGATGTTCGTGCCCTGGCAGCTCTATGCCTTCGACCTCCTGGCCCGATTATTCCCCCGTATCGCCGAGCACCTAGCCTGGCATAGCGGGGCTCACCGAAAGGGTTTATAG
- a CDS encoding metallophosphoesterase: MRILALSDQIHPFIYQERFPHNLPSFDLVLLAGDLPGSYIEFIATKVRVPVVYVHGNHKEEYVQDYLGNLTPPGGAIKAHGRIVSVAGIRIAGWGGCPRYNDRNIGQYSEVDATIRFLSWYPVLMQRRWRTGHGVDILLSHAPPPGPHAGTDFAHRGSTALGLFHRLYRPKIHVHGHIHLYEAQPKREYTSPEGVRVINAFEYTLIEL, encoded by the coding sequence ATGCGAATCCTAGCGCTCTCCGACCAGATTCATCCCTTTATCTACCAGGAGCGCTTTCCTCACAATCTGCCTTCTTTTGATTTGGTGCTATTGGCCGGAGACCTTCCGGGCAGCTATATCGAGTTTATCGCGACCAAGGTCAGGGTTCCGGTGGTATATGTGCACGGGAATCACAAGGAGGAGTATGTCCAGGATTACCTGGGCAACCTCACGCCTCCAGGAGGGGCGATCAAGGCCCATGGGCGCATTGTAAGTGTGGCAGGGATCAGGATTGCAGGCTGGGGGGGATGCCCACGCTACAATGACCGTAATATCGGCCAGTACAGCGAAGTAGATGCCACGATTCGGTTTTTGTCCTGGTACCCAGTGCTGATGCAGCGCCGATGGCGTACAGGGCACGGGGTAGACATCCTGCTTAGCCATGCCCCGCCTCCGGGGCCTCATGCCGGCACCGACTTTGCTCACCGTGGTAGCACAGCACTGGGTCTATTCCACCGACTGTACCGGCCCAAGATTCACGTTCACGGCCATATTCATCTCTACGAGGCCCAGCCCAAGCGGGAGTACACCAGCCCCGAAGGCGTCCGGGTTATCAATGCCTTCGAGTACACGCTGATCGAACTATGA